The Apium graveolens cultivar Ventura chromosome 3, ASM990537v1, whole genome shotgun sequence sequence CTCCTCCCAAAATACTGAAATGTTGGAAGAAAAACTTTGTTCTATTCTAGAAGAGTTTGCCATAAAAGAGAAAAGCCTAACTTCTGAATTAGATGTACTTCTTCAGGAAAACAGGGAACAAAAGCAGAAACTTATCATGAACGAAACCTTGCTAAATCAGATGTACttggaaaagacagctgaagttgAGAACCTCCAAAGCGAGGTAGAACTTCTTATCAACCAAATTTCTGCTACCAATGATGAAAGAGATAGAATAGCTTCTGAAGCTGTAAATGAAGTATCAAAGTTGCATTCTGACAATGAAAAGTTAAATTGTGCTCTTCAAGAAGTAATATCTAGAGCCAAAGTGACAGAGGACGAGCTTGATGCTGTCCGAACAGAATATAAAACCAGGGTTCAAGATCTGATATCTGAGCTTGCAGTTTCCAAACAGAACCATGCTGACCATCAAATAATCTTAAAGAGACTGACAAGTTACCGGTCTAGTCAAGAAAAACTCAAGACATCTGTAAATGATCTTGAGCTTAAACTCACTGTATCTGAATATGAACGGCAACAACTAATCAATGAAATTGCCAGTCTGAAGGGACAGATTCGCGATCTTGCACATTATCAGGACAACACAGCATCCTTAAAGCGAAAACTTGAAGAATATCAGCTTGAGAAGGAAAAGTTAGAAGCTTTACTGCATTCCTTATCTATAGATAATGACAACTTAAAGGCTGAAAATAGCTCACTTAATGAAAACTATCTAAGCTTAGAGAAAGTAATGACCGAGTTGGAGGACTGCAAACACAAAAGAATTGTTTTGGAAGAAAAGCTTCGCCTTATGGAGCATGATCCAGTAGCAAAAGAAGCATCAAAGGCAGAGGATGAAGAGCTTAGAAATGAACTCGGGAGAATGAAGAGAGTAAACAAGCAATATAAGAGGACGATACTACAGATCGAGCTGGAGAAGGATGAATTGTTGAAGAGAGTTCAAACATGTGATAAAAATTTGATGCAGATGGAGGCAGAACATCAGGATCGAAGTAGGACAAGCAAGAACAATGTAAGGACCTCATTTTCTACTTACAAGTTCTATTATTAATTACTGAACTAGAAAATGATATTTTGACCACTTCAATTGTCATAGTTCACATTTTGCACTGAAGCAATTATTACAACTTCAGCCTTGCTCATATCGAATTAAGTATTTTGCATCAATTTCATCAGTACCCCTTTACACAATATGTTTTGTCCGAGGGAGATAATGATTATGTTATGTTAAACTCCTCAGACCGTTGGTGAGGATTTTATAGCAAAGGTACCACTACTTGAGGATGAACTTGCTGAGGCTCTGGAGGCAAATAACAGATATAAGCTTCAGCTTCAGAGGTACATAGCAGAACATAACTGCAAATTTTGTTATTTTATAGAGGTGCATGCATAATCTTTTTTCATCACAATTACCTAGTTCGATAAAAATACACAAAAAACAATACTGATTAGattaaaattcttttcacaatGTTACAATTATAACTTACTTAGTTTAAGTATTTCAAGATAGACTCTAAACCTCCTTTTCACATGAAATAGTTACCAGAGATAGCACATAATACAGTCATATATTGATAACCGCTTGTAATCCGTGCAGTATTTTCTCTGATGGGCTGCACAGTCATTCAGGTGCACTGAGAAAGTCTGTATCTGGTAGTGAGGTGGCTGCAAATGAGAGATATGAGCGGACAAAGTCTTCTTTAGAGACTGAGATAGTAGATCTTCGTGACCGTTACTTTCAGATGAGTCTTCGATATGCTGAAGTGGAGGCCCAGCGTGAGGATCTTGTGATGAAGCTCAAAGCACACAGTAATGGAAAGAGGTTGAGCTGAGACCATGGCCTTTTTTTTTCCAAGTGAGCTTTTATCATTCAAGCTAGCAAATGTATATGTTCAATTCATCAATTCACATAATAAAGGCAAGTAAAAGTGCACAAGTCTCTGGCATCAACATCCTCACAGGAAGGCCGGAAGGTGCatgagtcctaatttcttttattaATAAAGATGGCATTTTTGTTTAGaataaatatttttctaaatgATTGTGGCATGCCAATTAATAGGCAAGAGTAAGCCTTCTTGTATATATTGCAAGTATAAAGCCCCATGCAAATGGCTTTATTTTTCAATTAAACGTCATAATAAACTACTATTCTGATACAAAAATATAGTCATAGAAATACATCCAAATGAACCTGCAATAGCACTAGTACTTGCAGTACCTCTTGAGATTGCAACCTCGCCGCTTAAGTGTTAGGAGCTGAAATCTAGAAGTACATTACCTGAGAAGATATCTTGGTGTATTAGCTCCTGGTTTGTTACAAAATTTACAGAAAATGGGAGGAAATTTATAAACTTACATACTTATGGAGTCATGGTATATTGGTATCCAAAAAGCTACACAAACGCGGTAAACCAGCTGATTGTGGTATCCATTGCTTCCTCTTATGGGTATCGTAATCATAGAGATAAAAGTTCCTGGAATCAGTTGTTATCAGTTTATCTTTCCAGTTACCTAGAAGAGGAGAAAGTAAACTATTACGGAACTGAATGTAGAGCCATGAATCTTGAACCCTGTAATCTTTCATCTTAAATATGTGTACCTCACCTTTACCCCTATAGTTCCAGTACATCACGCCTAGTGATCCCTCTATCACTGCAACATTCCATTCACTGTCGTCTACAAATCGTTCATCATGATTAAACGGAGTCTTGATCTCTCGGAACAGCTCCTCTTTGGGATTATAAGAAATAATTTTGCTATCAGGACTTTTGACACCCCAATGGAAAGATCCATTCACGAATACAGGAGTCATCTGATGGTTTAAATCACTACGAATACTTATATTACTGCGATGAATTGTCCAAGAATCTGTACTCATCTTGTACACTGCAACACGAACCGTACCACGATACGGAGATCCAATTATCAGAACAATATAATCATTAGTTTCCGGGATAAAACAAAATTCCGTAGAAAATTTGTAGTAAAACTCATCCTTTGGTGGTTCAGGAAGATATTTAGTTTTTCGACTTACAGGATTCCACAATAACAACATATTATCCCACTTACGCTTAGTCCGAGCAGAAAAGCAAACCAAGCCATTGCATGAACCAACGAGAAACAAGCTGCGAATATATGGAATAATTGTAGTTAAAAGTGTGGAGGAGATCACATCATTCGTCGCGGTGTCGATTGATACAATATTGATATTATTGTCAGATTGCACTAACAGTAACTCTGAGGTACATGCAGTACCAGATAGGGCTGAGCAAAGtggtttttcggtttcggttcggtcTGGCTCGGCCGTAGCGATGGATATATTCAGAGAACGACGTGCTTGTTCGAAATCAGGGTTTTGAATGATAGTGCGAAACAGTTTACAAACACATTTGCAAATTAATAAAGATCGTACAGCAAGTCGAAAAAATACATCAATCTGGAGTTCTTCTGGTAACTGAATGAACCGCTGAGACGCCATTTGTGAATAGCAGCTAGCCAAAACACCTGCAATTAATACTGTgatttgattttcgatttctattAGGATTGGAATGCTTGGGCCTGGGGATATTTGAATGGAACAACTAATTTGATTGGTGGTTTATTTTTTAGTCAAGATTTCTCATATTAAAATTGAAAGAAAAATATGTGATTAGCTGGAAATTAAATTAGTCTTGACTCAAGTAGATTTATTTTTTTAGTAGcattttaaaatttgattaggattTCAATATTTTCGTGCCAAAAGCTCAAAGTCAAAATACACATGTAATTATACATTGGTAGGTGTGGTAGGATGCAcagattatttttaatattaaataatttttaaactaaatttgaagtgaaaattttaagatttgaaatttatttattagaaatttttgataatatgattagataattattttaaatatgcaTGTGTATAATTTAATATGTATATAATTTAGTGAAATTTTAGTTTTAAAGAAATATCACTAATTGCAAAATTTAGTTTCATTGAAATTCAGAGGCGTGTTTACAaaagataattatgttttaattaaaagatGAATTTTAGCTCAAATGGTAAACGAATTATCTTTATTTTGGTATACCGAACAAATCTAACTAATTACATTCAAATTTATTTTGGTTTGATTTGTTTAAACCCATATCAATGATAAAAATTTTATGTatcaataataaaaaaattatgttaaccCGATTAaagtacatattattttattttagctgatatagttattttcttattttaattttgatttatcataaatcaattgtataattttttttaaccCGAATAAATAGCATGTATTGATTTATTTTAGTCCAACGCAATTATATTGACTAAAAAATCATCtctattttcattttattaaaataattttagataTTACAGAAATTGAAAAAAACCGTGTTTATATAAAcccaaatattttataattaaatttttaatatttcggcTATTACAAGTCATGCTCTATTGCAATCCGAAAAACTAcacaaaattttaaaatcttaCATACTTATGGAGTCATGGTATATTGCTATCCAAAAAGCTACACAAATGCGGTGGTAAACCTGTTTGTGGCAACGTTCCATTCATAGTCATACTTCCTGTCCGAGTCGGAGTTCTTTCCTAAATTTTTTGTTTGAAATTCCTTCAATGCTTTATCACCTGCTTGAGCCATGTCAGCCTTTTTGGAGTAGACTCTCACGATCTTTTCTTGCGATAAAACAAGATTTGAACTCTATTAATAAAATCTGCAAGAAGGTTAATTAAGTGGCATTTGTAACATGTGAAGAGAAATCATTTTGACATTTATTATGCACCTTTTCTGAGACATTGCATGTGTCACATCAATCTTTATATTGCTCACAACAATATCTTCTTCCTTCAATATATCATCCTCAGCTTTCTGTCCAGTGCATCACGAAAGAGGATTTAAAGAAAGACCAATATATAGATCATAATAAGAAGAAGAATCAAATTATGGGTGTGTTTGGTAAGCTTTTCGCttaaaaaagttaaaaaattgtttgataaaatttaaaagCTGATTTTGGGAAATTTACTTGGCCTAAAAGTTATTGTTAGAGAAAGCAAATCATCCCATGTTTGCATCAAAATATATACAGTACATATcaaaaaaaattatcaaacatTCATCTTATTTTTACAACAGctttcttttttttcaataaCACTTTTTCTAATAACACAGCCAACAGAGCCTAAGAAAAAGGTACTTCCTCCGTCCCATATTATTTTTCCCATTTTGACTTTCTCTAGTTCGTGGTAAgtgattgactactaatttacgtctaatctataagatTAAACATAATCATGAGTGATTTTGCTGGATTTGTAattatgagtattttaatataatgaaatttttatatttaatattaatacggTAGTATATATATTAACAATTAAAAGTGTGTATTATTAAACTTATCCAACACAAAgaggaaacgtttttagggacagAGGAAGTATCAGAGAAACCTGTGAGCAGATAATATCTTGTGCGGTAACATCTTTGAAGTATTCCAGCTGATCCTTTGGAACAGTAAATTCATTGCACAACTGCAGCCAAAAAAATATAATTCATTACTGCTGTCAGAAGCAGCTAATTAACCTTATCAAGTTTAACTTGATTTATCTCAAACTAATCTTCTCATTATCTAGTTAATATCTTTATTACCTGATAAAGATCTCTTCTACGAATGCGCAAGATCAGATCTCTCGACTCCTTGAGTTCTTCTTCTTTAAAAGTTTCAATAATATTCATAACTGAATCATTTAACTGCATTTTATTTATATCAATATGCAGCGTGAGGGCAGTGTAAGATCAGAACCAAATTTGTACTGAGAACTCAAAAACTCTACAACCTTCGAGTATTCAGCTGCGTTATTAATGCCAGAAAAGATATCAAGTTTATCTTTGCCTTCACGAGGGCATCAAATAACATGAGTTCTATTGCCTTCACTTTTGCATGTGTATAGACAGTTCTATGCAAATTAAGCATGGGAGGAGAATAGCATCGGCACTGTTCGATCTGGACATATACCAAAAGAAATCTTAAGAATGCAGCTATGGACATCATTAGGAAAACAAAGTTTTAAATGTACTAACATTCTTTGGCATGATAACGTATCTCATCACCTATAACTCGCATGGTGTCCAGAGTTCTGCAAGTTGATGAATTGAAATATTTAAAAACAAGTTAGCAGTTCTAGATACAAAGATAATTAAATACATAATAAGAGAAATTGATTAAAATATAGGTAGTACCAGAAATTAACGCAAAACATATCATTAAGAGTTCTAGGACAATCATCTGGAGAGTActataaaaaaattaaactaaacATTGTGCCTAGGAGTTATAAGATAAAGGACTGGAGAGTTTGAGTGTTTTAAATGTTCATATAAAGGAATTCGTAACAATTCACAAACCTGTCAAACAGGAAACTGCATTTCAAACCACAAGCCTGAGAGTCTCGAACAATGTAATCGAATCTGTAAAT is a genomic window containing:
- the LOC141715160 gene encoding F-box/kelch-repeat protein At3g06240-like, which gives rise to MASQRFIQLPEELQIDVFFRLAVRSLLICKCVCKLFRTIIQNPDFEQARRSLNISIATAEPDRTETEKPLCSALSGTACTSELLLVQSDNNINIVSIDTATNDVISSTLLTTIIPYIRSLFLVGSCNGLVCFSARTKRKWDNMLLLWNPVSRKTKYLPEPPKDEFYYKFSTEFCFIPETNDYIVLIIGSPYRGTVRVAVYKMSTDSWTIHRSNISIRSDLNHQMTPVFVNGSFHWGVKSPDSKIISYNPKEELFREIKTPFNHDERFVDDSEWNVAVIEGSLGVMYWNYRGKGEVHIFKMKDYRVQDSWLYIQFRNSLLSPLLGNWKDKLITTDSRNFYLYDYDTHKRKQWIPQSAGLPRLCSFLDTNIP